From one Pan troglodytes isolate AG18354 chromosome 13, NHGRI_mPanTro3-v2.0_pri, whole genome shotgun sequence genomic stretch:
- the LOC739023 gene encoding transcription factor BTF3, translated as MKETIMNQEKLAKLQAQVRIGGKGTARRKKKVVHRTATADDKKLQFSLKKLGVNNISGIEEVNMFTNQGTVIHFNNPKVQASLAANTFTITGHAETKQLTEMLPSILNQLGADSLTSLRRLAEALPKQSVDGKAPLATGEDDDDEVPDLVENFDEASKNEAN; from the coding sequence ATGAAAGAAACAATCATGAACCAGGAAAAACTCGCCAAACTGCAGGCACAAGTGCGCATTGGTGGGAAAGGAACTGCTCGCAGAAAGAAGAAGGTGGTTCATAGAACAGCCACAGCAGATGACAAAAAACTTCAGTTCTCCTTAAAGAAGTTAGGGGTAAACAATATCTCTGGTATTGAAGAGGTGAATATGTTTACAAACCAAGGAACAGTGATCCACTTTAACAACCCTAAAGTTCAGGCATCTCTGGCAGCGAACACTTTCACCATTACAGGCCATGCTGAGACGAAGCAGCTGACAGAAATGCTACCCAGCATCTTAAACCAGCTTGGTGCGGATAGTCTGACTAGTTTAAGGAGACTGGCCGAAGCTCTGCCCAAACAATCTGTGGATGGAAAAGCACCACTTGCTACTggagaggatgatgatgatgaagttcCAGATCTTGTGGAGAATTTTGATGAGGCTTCTAAGAATGAGGCAAACTGA